TCTGGAGAATAGATTTCAACGAGTTTGGACAGACATAAAACAGCGTGAGAACAAATGAGGAGATCTCGCTGAACCAGAGAAGGATTCTCTATTTAGAACCTCTAGGAAGGTTTCTGCACGTATAGAGTTTCGAGTTTTCGACATTCGAGGCCGAAGTGTCAGCTCCCGATCCACACATGAATCGAGCCCACGTCTACGTCTTGATCTTCTGTTGGGTCTTCTTCTTGCACGTCGAGGCGCAAATCCCACCCCAGGGAGCGGTTATCTCGCAGGATGACTCGAATGTCCAGTCGAGCCTCGGGGTTGTCATGGCAATACTCTCCCTGATGTTCTTGATTGCTTGCATCCTCCTTGTCTATGCCAAGTACTGTCTCTCCAGCAGATCGGCCATCCATAGCGACCCGGAAGctcttctttggctcacgaggTCGAGATCGCAGTTATCAGGCATCGACAAGACGGCGATTGAGTCGCTCCCTTTCTTCAGGTTTTCCTCGCTCAGGGGATCGAAAGAAGGGCTCGAGTGCGCGGTGTGCCTCTCCAAGTTCGAGGACGTCGAGATCCTCCGGCTGCTGCCTCAGTGCAAGCACGCCTTCCACATCGAGTGCATCGACCGCTGGCTCGAGAACCACTCCAGCTGCCCCATCTGCCGGCTTAGGCTGAGCGTGGAGGACCCGGCGATCTTCACCTACTCAAGCAGCATGAGGCTTCGGAACCAATCCAGCCGACACGATGACTCGAATCCGGAGCTTCTCTTCGTCCAAAGGGAGGAGGGTAATCGCGGGTCCTCCAGGTTCGGCATCGGGAGAAGCTTAAGGAGGATGTTCAAGGCCGACAGGGAAGACGAGGTCTCAATCCGGGATGCGGCCAGAAACGCCGATCAGGACCCGAGAGGCGACCTGCACAAGTTCAATCACAGGATCCTGGTGCCTGACGGGTTCTTCAAGAACAGGTGGAGCAATGTGAGCTCTTCGGACCTGATGTTCCTGAATTCAGA
This genomic stretch from Eucalyptus grandis isolate ANBG69807.140 chromosome 3, ASM1654582v1, whole genome shotgun sequence harbors:
- the LOC104438245 gene encoding E3 ubiquitin-protein ligase ATL42; this translates as MNRAHVYVLIFCWVFFLHVEAQIPPQGAVISQDDSNVQSSLGVVMAILSLMFLIACILLVYAKYCLSSRSAIHSDPEALLWLTRSRSQLSGIDKTAIESLPFFRFSSLRGSKEGLECAVCLSKFEDVEILRLLPQCKHAFHIECIDRWLENHSSCPICRLRLSVEDPAIFTYSSSMRLRNQSSRHDDSNPELLFVQREEGNRGSSRFGIGRSLRRMFKADREDEVSIRDAARNADQDPRGDLHKFNHRILVPDGFFKNRWSNVSSSDLMFLNSEMLSSASSNRFSSLEANPGQSKTSRANDEGQIGKIREEMELKRLFESKPGPKSLTSPVLMAGLPPPMATGRSKYLLPDEKRSMSEITGVSRLGELNRKSRYTQEASSQENGGGSSREERMRRLWLPIARRTAQWFANRERRSQDS